Proteins co-encoded in one Malus sylvestris chromosome 9, drMalSylv7.2, whole genome shotgun sequence genomic window:
- the LOC126633695 gene encoding probable WRKY transcription factor 69 — protein MEDSPSSASEDDTQVATPLPKKRRGVQKRVVSVPIGDVEGSKSKGEGHPPSDSWAWRKYGQKPIKGSPYPRGYYRCSSSKGCPARKQVERSRLNPTMLIVTYVCDHNHPMPTTKANQSSSVTPTTITATATSPTTESELPAKTEELTIFTSQVDLDLSDDSPTLLSDFGWFNDAASTVVLESPICLGNSSCMNNDVATRLKDEDEYLFADLGELPEGSVIFRHRNRMVESDDQNRRCSLSAVVPYCSNTG, from the exons ATGGAGGACTCACCCTCCTCAGCCTCAGAGGACGACACACAGGTGGCCACTCCCCTGCCCAAGAAAAG GAGGGGAGTGCAGAAGAGGGTGGTGTCAGTACCGATCGGTGACGTGGAGGGATCCAAGAGCAAAGGGGAGGGGCATCCACCGTCGGATTCTTGGGCCTGGAGAAAGTACGGCCAAAAGCCCATCAAAGGCTCTCCATATCCCAG GGGATATTATCGATGTAGTAGTTCCAAAGGATGCCCTGCAAGAAAACAAGTGGAGAGAAGCCGTCTGAACCCCACAATGCTCATAGTCACCTATGTTTGTGACCACAACCACCCCATgcccaccaccaaagccaaccAATCCTCCTCTGTAACCCCCACCACCATCACCGCTACCGCTACATCACCCACCACCGAATCCGAACTTCCGGCCAAAACCGAGGAGCTCACAATCTTCACAAGCCAAGTCGACCTTGATCTCAGCGACGACTCGCCCACATTACTTAGCGACTTTGGTTGGTTTAATGATGCGGCATCAACAGTTGTACTGGAAAGTCCAATTTGCTTAGGAAATAGTAGTTGCATGAATAATGATGTGGCGACGAGGTTGAAAGACGAGGACGAGTATTTGTTCGCTGATCTCGGCGAGTTACCCGAGGGTTCAGTGATTTTCCGGCATAGGAATAGGATGGTGGAATCAGACGACCAAAATCGGAGATGTAGTTTAAGTGCGGTGGTTCCCTATTGTAGTAATACAGGATAA